In Limanda limanda chromosome 23, fLimLim1.1, whole genome shotgun sequence, a genomic segment contains:
- the cd59 gene encoding CD59 glycoprotein, with translation MKRSLWICVLIGSALIGLGSAIRCYSCKDYTGSCAKQRDCSYDDACLTLSERSGMTYRQCLKYSDCDYSRLGQMFPQVSSFTFKCCNSDLCNSAPSSAASSLIGLLASVGIMWWCIY, from the exons ATGAAGCGCTCCCTGTGGATCTGTGTGCTGATCGGCTCCGCTCTCATCGGACTGG gaTCAGCCATTCGTTGTTACAGCTGTAAAGATTACACCGGCAGCTGCGCCAAACAACGAGACTGTAGCTATGACGATGCCTGCCTGACCCTCAGCGAGAGAA gtggGATGACTTACCGTCAGTGTCTCAAGTATTCAGACTGTGACTACAGTCGTTTGGGCCAGATGTTTCCTCAG GTTTCCAGTTTCACATTCAAGTGCTGCAACTCGGACCTGTGTAACTCCGCCCCCTCCTCTGCAGCgagctctctgattggtctgCTAGCCTCTGTGGGCATCATGTGGTGGTGCATCTACTGA
- the LOC132996806 gene encoding E3 ubiquitin-protein ligase TRIM63-like, whose amino-acid sequence MDIQTSPGMRSLSAMENLESQLSCPICLDMFNKPVVILPCQHNLCRSCANDLYESRNPYHFSGGTFRCPTCRFEVMLDRHGVYGLQRNLLVENIIDIYKQQQESRGGSDEEPPLKDKDTKEPMCKEHEEERINIYCITCQTPTCSMCKVFGQHKDCEVSPLHAIYQSQKSELCAAVELLAAGNSCVQAVVAQMDDTCKLIQDNGELQRRRLGESFDLLYAIMEERKGQLLENISREEQDKMSVLRALAEQYKQQLQLSNQLQEKLRQSVQSSGAAEFLLTAKQLQEEAHKAASGVDLQRVEAGYESMEHLRLNTEEVETLLAHMDFRQDGEDEESKLTASVDPGHMTKTGGER is encoded by the coding sequence atGGACATCCAGACGAGTCCGGGGATGCGTTCGCTCAGCGCCATGGAGAATCTGGAGTCGCAGCTGAGTTGTCCGATCTGTCTCGACATGTTCAACAAACCCGTGGTCATTCTGCCCTGTCAACACAACCTCTGCCGCAGCTGCGCCAACGACCTCTACGAGTCCCGCAACCCCTACCACTTCTCCGGCGGCACCTTCCGCTGCCCCACCTGTCGCTTCGAGGTCATGCTCGACCGCCACGGCGTGTACGGGCTGCAGAGGAACCTGCTGGTGGAGAACATCATCGACATctacaagcagcagcaggagagccGCGGCGGCAGTGACGAAGAACCGCCCCTGAAGGACAAAGACACCAAGGAGCCCATGTGTAAGGAGCACGAGGAAGAACGCATCAACATCTACTGCATCACATGCCAGACGCCGACCTGCTCCATGTGCAAAGTGTTCGGGCAACACAAAGACTGCGAGGTGTCGCCGCTGCACGCCATCTACCAGAGCCAGAAGAGCGAGCTGTGTGCcgctgtggagctgctggctGCAGGAAACAGCTGCGTCCAGGCCGTGGTGGCGCAGATGGACGACACATGCAAGCTGATTCAGGACAACGgcgagctgcagaggagacgcCTGGGCGAGAGCTTTGACCTGTTGTACGCCAtcatggaggagaggaaaggtcagctgctggagaacatCAGCCGCGAAGAGCAAGACAAGATGTCTGTGCTCCGAGCGCTCGCCGAGCAatacaagcagcagctgcagctcagcaaccagctgcaggagaagctgcggCAGAGCGTGCAGAGCAGCGGCGCTGCAGAGTTCCTGCTCACCGccaagcagctgcaggaggaggcgcATAAGGCGGCGAGCGGCGTTGACCTGCAAAGAGTCGAAGCCGGCTACGAGAGCATGGAACACCTGAGGCTCaacacggaggaggtggagacgctGCTCGCTCACATGGACTTCAGACAGGACGGCGAGGACGAAGAGTCAAAACTGACGGCATCAGTTGAtcctggtcacatgaccaaAACCGGCGGGGAAAGATGA